Proteins encoded in a region of the Cetobacterium ceti genome:
- a CDS encoding potassium channel family protein, with amino-acid sequence MKQYLVVGLGRFGASVAKTLYGSNEEVLAMDIDEDVVQEAINNNIVENALVLDATDETHLKGIGVEEFDIAFVCIGAIEPSIMVTLNLKEMGVKKIIVKAISKRHGKVLEKIGATQVIYPEEYMGRRVAMLAMEPNMIEHLRFSQDFLLVEIKAPSLFWGKDLVELDVRKKYNVNIVGIKKEDQSFSPNPSADTIIEQGDVLLVITDSKTADYLKNLK; translated from the coding sequence ATGAAGCAGTATCTAGTTGTAGGACTTGGAAGATTTGGAGCTAGTGTAGCTAAAACATTATATGGTTCAAATGAAGAAGTTTTAGCAATGGATATAGATGAAGATGTGGTACAGGAAGCAATTAATAATAATATAGTTGAAAATGCTTTAGTTTTAGATGCCACAGATGAAACTCATTTAAAGGGGATAGGAGTAGAAGAGTTTGATATTGCCTTTGTTTGTATTGGAGCGATTGAGCCGAGTATAATGGTTACTCTTAACTTAAAAGAAATGGGAGTAAAAAAGATTATAGTAAAGGCTATTAGTAAAAGACATGGAAAGGTTTTAGAAAAAATTGGAGCAACTCAGGTTATTTACCCAGAAGAATATATGGGAAGAAGAGTTGCCATGTTAGCTATGGAACCGAATATGATTGAACATTTAAGATTTTCACAGGACTTCCTATTGGTAGAAATTAAAGCTCCTAGTTTATTCTGGGGAAAAGATTTAGTGGAATTAGATGTTAGAAAAAAATACAATGTTAATATAGTGGGAATTAAAAAAGAGGACCAAAGTTTTAGTCCGAATCCAAGTGCCGATACTATTATTGAGCAGGGAGATGTTTTATTAGTTATTACAGACTCTAAGACAGCAGATTACTTAAAGAATTTAAAGTAA